Part of the Falco rusticolus isolate bFalRus1 chromosome 2, bFalRus1.pri, whole genome shotgun sequence genome is shown below.
aggacaGGAGAAACCAACACCATTAGGCACTTACTCAAAGTGGAGATTGGAAAGTGCTATGTAGACCTCAGTTTCTGAACTTCTGAGGTAAAACATAAGTTTAAACACCAGGGACAGATTCTGCGCTCACTTCTTCTGTGTCATTTCATTGAGGATTCCAGATTTGTGCCCGTGCTGCTGTAGGGGCATCAGAATCTCCTTCACCGGGGTTTACTATTTACTTTGCAGGAACTTTTAAGTGAATCAtaatttgttggttttcttgaaaaataaaagtaaaacattggggaaaaaaaggaaaaggggaaaaaggaaaatgaaaaaaaaagaaaatggaaagggaaatggaaaataagagaagaaaaataaaaaaagaaaaaagaaaaaggaaaaggataagaaaaatgaaaaaaaaaagaaggaaaagaaaaagaaaaaataaaaagaaagaaaaagaaagaaagaagaaaaggaaagggaaaagaagaagtTGAAGAAGTTGGAGAGGACATGTgaggcaaggcaaggcaaagtaaggcaagaaagaggaaaaatgggaataaaggaaaaaggaaaaaaaaaaggaaaaaggaaagaggaaagaggaaaaaggtaaaGCAGTTGTAACTCTTCTTCTTGAGGTTTTTGTGGTGCTCAGACTTGTGGAATGTATCACAGCCTGACTGCTGACCTATTACAACTGCTTGAAGACCTCGGCCAAAATTTCTGATACTGATACAGCAACATGTAATCTGCTcaatctaaaaataaagaatgatgCTTAGGAAATAGTGtaagattaatttatttacaaacatttcagccagttatatttaaaaaaaacccttttgttCTGAAGACTGAAGAAGAGTAAAAGCATAATTCAGAAATTTTAGACACACTGAAGCTTTGCTGTTCCTTGGGAGTATTTTTAGTgttgggttttccttttctggaagCTTCAATTGTAACAATACCTTGCACCACAGAACTGGTGTGGAGTTCAGTGGTTTATTAAAAGCTAATCCGTGAGACATTAGGTTTACAAGTGTCACAGACACATTAGATTTGAGAAGAAGGAGGAACACAGTGGTGAAAGGATTGTCAAATATACAGAGAATATCCCCATAAGTGGCTCCTACCATTAGTTTTGCAGGAAAGCATTagttctgaaaattaatttcatatgtGTGATTGCTGGTCACAGCTGCTTAGGAAGTGGTATTATAGCAAGTTAGACTGAAATCAGTCAAAAGaggtttcatttatttttttccatttgagatTGTCTCACTGGTTTGAGCAGCACTCTTTATACTCAGAAATCACTACAtctgtaaaaaaaccacaaagaccATAAATATCAGTCCTGAATAATTCAGCTATCTTCACCTACTAACTCTCGACTAATTCCTTCGCTATGGATGTCGGTCAGTTATCTACAGCGTTTGATATAGTCTTtatagaaagagaaaatggcAGAAGCCGCTTTACTTTTCCTCCATGGATAGCCGGTAAAGATTCTCGCCCAAGTACTCGAGCCTCTCCCTTTGTTCCAGGTCCTGGTACAAGCCTCTGGGGACCTTGCTCAGGCCATAAACCAAGCCGTAGAGGCAGCCGGCAATGGACCCAGTCGCTGCACTTTCTCCTGCAGGTTTAAGCACAATTGCAATGGTCTCAGTGTCACCAGCACATACAGAACCAAACCTGTGCTGCACAGAGGTGGAAATACAAAACTGCTGCGGGGGCATGGTGGTGGCACGGTGAGTCGGTCCCAATGGCTTGCACCACCCCACGTACTGCCTCCGGTAGCACAGGTGAGGATGCCCAGGGAAGGGAGCAAGGCAAGCACGTGATGATGCCTCTGCAGCATGTGCTCCTGGGCTAGGAGCTTCTACAGTGTGGGGAAAATTCACTCCAACACAGCAGCTTTTGTGAGCAGCTAGCCATCATTAGGAATAAAGGAGGGGAAAGTAGTTGCAGGGCTCCCTGCTACACAGAAAATGTCCTGGACTGGAGTGTCTCTTCCTTCCTCACAGCACAGTGTGGCACTGCACGTGCTTTAAAGCCTCCAGCCATGGTGAGCAGCACTGATGCTCCATGCAGTGCCCGCGGGCTCGTGCCTGCTGGGCTCTGCGGTGAGGGGCTGTGAGCTCTCACCGCTGTGTTGGGGCGAGTGAGCAacccagcagctttgcaaaggGCCCAtgccaggctgggagggagggagtgatTTGGGGCTGGGGTCCTTTCCCCCCAGCTACGCTGGCCCTCTGGAAAGCCCAGCAGGATGCAGCTGCCAGTGAGAGAGTTATCTCTTGCGAAGCTGTAGAAGTAATAAATTGTGTGCTTTAAAGTGCTAGGTTTCATCTGCCTGGCACTGGTTGGgcactgtattatttttctcccttactTGGTTTTGCTATGTGCAGCTAAGAGGTTCCTTTACCTGAGGGACTAACATTTTGGTGGGGGAAGATGCCAGCCCTTTACAAAGCCATGCTGGATTTACTCCTTGTGCACCTCTGGCGAAACCATGAGACTTGGATGGAATAGCATTTGAAAAGCACCGTAAATGGCTTGTGCGGCAGCTGCTGCTACAAGAAgggggtttgtttggtgggtAAAACCAGGGGCACAGATACAACAGGCAACGTGGAAGATCGGCCAACAGCAGCAGCCGACAGCCAGGAGGACTCTCTCCCACCCTTGGCAAGGGTGCAGAGCATGGGAGGTGCAGGGGGGGCCTCACCTCCGTGGAACATGGAGCGGTTGCAGAGCTCCGTCCAGTCCCCGCCGCAGCCCAGCAAGGCATCGTAAGCAATCATGGGGGCATCGTGGCCTCGTCTGCCCCCCCGGCCTTCGGAGCTCCATCTCCTGTACGTCTGTGGGAGAGACGGTGGCATCAAGGTAGGGCATTGACAATGGGGGCGGGAGGCACACGGCTGTGCCAGGGTGACTTCTGCCCTGCTGGGTGGCAATAGCTCACCTCGCGGGGAAAAGGCAGTAGGCAGCCGCATTGCCCTTGTTGCCCACATTGCCCGCATTGCCCACATTGCCTGCACTGCCAGCATTGCCCGCACTGCCCGCACTGCCCGCATTGCCCACACCGCTGCCTGCGGCACAGGGTGAGACAGCACGGCCGCAGCTACCGCAGCACGGGTGGTGCCCGAGGTGCAGGTGTAAGCCTGCACCCCAGCTTAACGCACCAAGCTCTTGGCTGGCCATGAAGCTGGCTCAATTTAAGCAAGCCCAGAAGGCCAAAAAGTAGGTGACATAGATTCCAAGTTCACACCTTTGAAATatcttattatttaaaaaactcGGGTTGGTAAGGACTTACTTTGTCGGTCCTTTTCCTGCCTCTTGGAAATATTCTCAACTCCCCTTGTCAcacatttgcaaatgtttcaaTTAGCCAAGTTTTACATGGAGGGTGGAAAAGTTCCAATTCAGTTATTTCTTTAGGGGCTCAATTTCAGACTATGTTATCTTAAGCCCcttctctgaatttttcttgACAAgacttttccctcctcttctacaagtatttgttaaataaaagggaaaatactttgcaaatgtaagaaaagtttcttcctcaggaggagaaagaagaaaaaaaaaccaaacccacagagaggtttgcagaggaaaaccagattttCTCTAGAAGAGGTAGCTCCAGAACTCACTTTTTCCTGCATCAAATCCCCAAATTAAATCAACGCTGATAAATTTACAGTAAAATAGTACCTCCCTTTAAAGGAAATGGGCAGCTTTGTTTCCTGAACTTTAAGTTTCATTACATTAGATCCACTTGTTGCTGCTTGGCTGGCTCTTGGTTTCTGCAACCCATATGCAGGGTTTACCTTTATATCTGTTCACGTTACCCTCAGCCATTACACACATGATTGTGGTTTATGTGCATATACATCAAACAAAGCAGAGTTGGACTGCAGCTTTACTCTGCTGCTGTcggggtttttgtttgtttgtttggttgattggttgtttttggttgtgggggtttttttttccccatctataaagtatttctgtctttatcCTGTCCTCTGACACATGCAAACtttccagccttcttgctgcagctcagaagCTGGTGGAGCAGTACTGGCCCATGTGTAATACTACCAAAGGCAAGAGGACTAAGCGTGGAGGTGCTATTCTGGGTGCGCAGGCAGGAGGCTCAAGTGTTCCTGCATTTAGCCCTTAAGACCCCATACGCTTCTGCACATGTCTGATGTCATCCCACCTGGCTGAAACAACTTTACATTAGGGATAGATGTCCTCGTGGCCGAGCCTGGGGGGACTTAACTGCACCAAGGCAGCCCTTCTCAAACTTCGCAGCCCTGTCGTGTGGCACCAGCCCAGCTTCCCTAGGGTGGGTGGGCAAGGACCCGTATCACAGAGTGCGTGGACTGGAGTGTCAATACCCACTCCTTCCTGCTGAAggcactgagctgctgccaaGCCCTGGAGGTAATTCACAGGTCCTCTCCTCGCTGCAAACCCCTGCAGTCAGTAATCACAGCTGCCTCTGACTTCCTCACCCTCCAGGAGCTGACCCACTACTGGCTAGCACTCCCtttccatctttccttttccttttccaccccTTTTTGGGTCCTTGCACAGTGCTGGTTTAAGCAACTCCATCTTAAGGGGATGAGCTCCTCAGAGTCTAATTGGCCTGGGTCACACACCGTGTCCAGCATGGGAAAGTGAGCAGGGTGACAGATTTATTTGCAGAAGCAAGGCTGACCTCAAGTGCAGAGCAATGTCTGCCTGCTGACTGTGTATCTAGTATGTTCCAAACATGTACCACTGAAAAATGATTTATCCTACATTGGCTCATCTTGTATTTATCCATTCAAGAAGGagtaatttgccttttttctagttttctccAAATTTAAGCTGTATACCTGCTTATAGAGAATGTGACCATTGCTGCTTAGAATTTTGAGGTGTCATTTCTTTTAGAGAGGGAAATTGCCCTTGTGATGTACTTGGATCAATCCAAGCCACATTTGAAGGCTTCACTTTCACAGCTCCTAAGCTGGTACATGCCTGCGAAAAGGCGCACATGGTCAAGCAGGAACATGTGTACAGTGACCTGCTGGCAAGAGTGGTGCCAGATATTGGTGCTTTAGTAATGGCCTGCAGAAAGGCGATCAGCTATACCTCCAGACACAAGTGGCCTGCTAGTTTGGAGGgaatgcaaaggaaaacactCCTGGGaaaaaggcaggcaggatgGTGACCTTCTCCTCATTTATTCTTTCCATGGCTATTAACATGCTCAGCTTACAAGCATATTAAGTCTCTGGACTTTTGTCAGGCTGTGATCTCTGGCTGGCGGTGGAGTTTGAGGGTCAAGCAACATTTACCTTTGTTGTGCATCAAAATAAATAGCTCAATAGGCTAAATTAGTTGGGCTGGGGTGGTGAAAGTAAATTTTGTTTCTGCGTTAGGAATTCATGCAGTTCTCTCTTGAAATGATCATGGGGAAATACTATTTTAGTTTCTCCTAAAGCTAAGACTCTGGTAGAACTGGAAGGAACAAAAAGCTGGTAGTGAATTCATGGCactgaattaataaataaaccTGGAAGGGGATTTATTCTTTATGTTTAGAGTGAGCAATTTCTTATTATCCACAGTCAATCTATCTTCCATTGGCACCTTTCACTGCATAGATAAGCACCTAAAAATATACTAATTGACTTCTCAGAATAGAACTGTTTTAATAGTCTGGAAAAAGGATTGATTTATGGGAAAGGGTGACAAGAATCACAGACTCATTGCTTAGCTGCTAAGTGGAGAGTTTTGAGAGGTGCCAGCACATATCAGAAAGCTGTGAACACCAGGGAAGAAGACACATTCTTTCTCTTGAGTTAAGAAAATATAACCAGAATTGATGAGGCAAAGGAAAGATCATGTATGCTATAAAGTAGTATCCCATGGGACGTGGTGAAACACCATCTCTTGAGACACTTAAAACTAGtctgggcacagcctgccttgGCAGAGAATTGTGTAGGATGGCTGTCGTCTGTTCAGAGGACCATGACTAAGTCCAGCTCCTAGTATCCAGGGGGATTTCTGTGGGACTTGGGCCACAGCTCCATTAGGATCCATCCAGTGACATGTTTGCCCTCTCCACCCTCAAATAGCTGTGGCTTACGTTTTGTGCCTGCTCTGGGTGTCAATACATGTGACATTCAGTCGGCCTCTCTGCCATGTTTCCTCCCATTGCAGCAACCCCAGGACTGGTGACAACTGCTTTCTTACGCTAACACATACCAGGGCCAAGAATGGgagttgttttttcttgcttgaagaaaaagaaagacttccTGACTACTCTGGCACTGggaacagctgaaaaatcctGGTGTGTCTCTTTGAAAATACCTCTCTGGGTTTAAAGGCTTTCCGAGCGCTTCCTGAAATTCCAGTtaccttttctctctcctctgcgTCGTAGTTGTCTGGAAAGACAGGTTTATTCTGATTTTCCTCATTGatttctctctcctccaaaTAAAACTGCCACTTggcttcaaaataaaaccagtgctCCTGATATTCtgaatacaaaagaaattaatgatgAAGTATTTCATCTTGGCaatcttttcagttttacttcaatacatgttaaagaaaattacagtatCGACTGACCCAGAACCCTAGGTATTTTACAGTAATGTACATTAAGCAGGCTTAGGTACTAAGTATGCATTTTAATATGGAGTGGGACATCTAACTGGAAACAGAAGATGTGAACGAAGGGaatattttcagtcttgtgGTATTTTTATGGtgtattaaaattacattaagaTACATCAATATGAGATTTTTAGAGAACTTACTGAGAAATGATCCAAAGAAAAGGTAAGAGtcaacaaaaagagaaaaaaaatcaatattatgccaatttttatattcctttcttaTGAGTAAAGAATATCTGAAAATGCTTACATGTCCTAAATGCAAATTGCCTCCTGCCTCAGTTATCACTTTTTAATCACGTAATTTCTccagtatttctgttctgttttcacagaGTTTCTATGTGATCTTTCAGGAAAAGGCAGATAGGAAAGGCcaaattttccatttgcatATATTATAATACCTATCAAATGTAGTAGAAGGGATAAACAGCACACACATCTGCTATCTGTGCCCACAGAAATAAGCCTTTTTTAATAACCATAGGTCTTTCGCCTTTTTCTGTCACTATTGGAAGAGTATCTCTAATCACGCTTAACACTGTGCGTGTAAATAATCTTATGAAATTCAGTTTATTCTCAAACCAATGCTCTGGCTCAACCTTTTTATAAAAGATTATAAAGGTGTGTAAGTCACCCCGACCTGttaagcacacacacatgcacccGTCTGCAGAAACGAGGCCTGAGTGAAACCTGGCCTGGGAAGCCCATGGGGATATGGAATTAGAAAGCAGTGACATGGACCGGGCGGCTAAGTGTGCCAAGGCAAACTAGCAATTCAGTATGGGACTGCTGGtgtacagtttaaaataaaactgagcattgccattttttccctggctctgtcctgcttGGTCACTCCGTTGTGTGCTGCAAGTGGCTGAGGAGCATGCACACAGCCAATTTCTCTGAAGGACGTAATCTGATTTTGCTTATTTGCCTAAATTGCCTCTTTGGcaattaaaatctttaaagcaGTTCAACTCCttgcaaaaaaatccaagctgCCTTGTAGGACCTGATAGTCTCCCAAGGCTgctggctccccagccccagacAGGGATGAGCCTTCAGCCACATGCCCTCTATGCGGGTGAATGCCCAGCTGCCCTTCTTCTGAGTCCATGCCCCAGTTTTGCCTGATCACAAGGAAGCCATTCACTAGAACCCTAAAAAACTAGGGTGGGGGTTAGAAAACAGAGTGAAAGTGCACTCACAGCCATCAGGCCAAGAGAGCatcttgaggggaaaaaaaaagtcacatgaAGAAAATGTTGGCAGTTGAAGTGAACTACCAGCACCCACTCCAGCAGCTGGTTGCAAGACTGCTTTTAGAAATGCAGGTGACCTgacaggtttctttcttttttttttcttcccctactTCCCTCACAACCATAAGTGATGAATGCATCAAAACCAAATGTTTGCTATGAAGTGCCTCAACAAGCAAGGAAGTGTGATTATTCCAATGCACAGGTTCAGAAACAAAGGGataaagcagctgcaggagatcTGTGTTGCATGGGCGACCTGTAGCATGGTCAGAAATCCCTTGAGCCCAGCCTGAGACGATGGTCACATTTAGGCCCACAGGACTACCTGGGAAGTGATTGCAACTGAGTATTGGAGTGGTGTGTTGAATCAAGCCCTCTGCAACTGAACGCTGTGTTTGTTCCTCATGGGGGATAATGCAGCTAAAAAAGAGTTTTCTAAAACTGGAAGGCTCTGGCAGGGTGTCTTTGCAGTGCATCTCACCAGCCAAGTAGCTTAACCTTAATGCAGGAGATTTTTCCCACTACCAAAATAGGATGAAGCTCAACAATATGGGCACTAGCCGGAGAGCGTGCCTCAGGAGTCCAACATGCATACCTCCATGCTGAGGGGTCCTGCTCGGGTGGAGTGACAGGGACCTGCTGCAAAGCCACTCAGAGAGGAGCTCGCTCACGCTAATCCTGCACCTGCTCCTCATAGGTCTCGGCTAAAAAAATCCTGGTGCACCATGAGGCACAGACGAAAATGCGGGGTCTTTCAGAAAGGCTCCCTGGTGttcctttcagattttaaagcagcagctttccttcctGGGTAAATCTTCATTTCTGAGTGCTCTCAAGGAAAGGTTTCCATTGAATTCAATCTTTCTCAACAGCTGCCCCTTGAGATTAACAGGAAAACCTCTTTCCTCGATTGTTTAATGTAACAACACTTGTCTGTCCATGGCAGGTCTCACCGTTGCAAATGCCTCACTCCCTGGCAAGAGGGGATTAAAATACCTTTGCCGTGAAGATCACATACTTTAGTAAAGTAGCAATGTCAAGTTCAGTAGTTGTGCTATGCtcagttgttttaaaacaaggatACAACAGGTTGTATTTTAATATTGGTTCAGAAAAGCAACAAGTCAAATCTGGATTTGTGGTCAAAAGCTAACTCTTGGTCAGGTGGTATCTGCAGGTGAACTTTTCCAGGCAAAATGAAGAACATCAGTGGGTTTTCTTATGGAAAATATTAGATGGTGCTAACTGATGGAAGGGAGATGAATAATTCATATCTCAGCAGTTAGTTTGCCTAATAACCTGCTAAATATcatttcctccctcccccctgcccagcaaTCTTTGAAGacttcctaaaaataaaactgtgcaGTAGGGCATTATCATTGCTATTTCTCTTCGTATTTTTGCCACTAGTATACCAGGCAACTAACAGACAGTAGAAGAAGGTGGTACCACTTGTGAAGAGCTGACAGTctgagcagagaaagcagaagggcAGCCTGTGGAGATGGGAGAgtggggaaagcagcaaaatggaCAGACTGGGGAGCGATGTCTCTTTGGTGTCTTTTTAGCaaacataattttaagaaaaataactcttttgATTCAGATACATTACCTGCCATGTGGCGAATGGTCTTCTTGCAGTATTCTTCAGCCATCGGCACAACCTTCATCATCTCTCTTCCCCACTGCGCAAGGGGTTTCCCTTGTATTGCATATGCCACAAAGAGAGCTGTGCATAGGGACCCTAGAAAGCCTGGAATTCATTGGTAGAAATGATTAATTAATGCACGGTCTGTGCTTGTACCATCCTTGTCATGTCCTTTGTAAAATCATTAGTGGAATGCCTCATGGCTGTTGGGTAAGATTAATGAATGTATATGACCTATCCCTGCCCGTTTGCAGGCTGGCTCGTGGCATGTTGAGATCCTTGGCTAACATGTGGTGCCCATTGGGTTACAACTTACTTTACATAGAAGGGAGCCTCTGTTCTCTGTGGTGTGATATGACAGAAATTGAGGTagcattcaaaaataaacataatcCACTAATGTGATACCAAAAATCTTCTGATTGAAATAACTGACTTGCGCAAAGTGATTCAATTACAAGCTATACCACGTCACTTACAGATTCATCCAGCCCAAGGGCTGTGGTTGTTAGATCTAACACTACTTCTGGCTCATTTTACTCTAAAGGGACAAGTCCATGTCCTGCTTGGACAATTGCTTCTTTCCTCTAAGGGGACAAGCCCATGTTCCAAAGAAGCAATTGTCCAAGACATGCTGTCGTCTGCCTAGCTGCGTCTTCCACTTTGGAAATGAATATACTTAAGATGAACTTGCTGTTGATGGGCACTGAACACTTCCATGATATCAGAAACAGAGGGGctcatttcttgtctttttttgtgctCATGGTATTCCGTCAAAggcaacaaaaccaaccccGTGCAACGTGCAAAAGAAACTTAAGCAAACAACTCAGTCATTTAAACAAGCCCCAGGTGAGCGAAGTATTGACGCGTGTGCATCTCAGTGCATGGGTACAAAAGCGCTCACTCGTGCGCAGAGGTAGTAAGGTAAGCATGAACTTTGTGCGTTTTGCTAAAGGTAAACCCAAATTATTTTAGGAGGTTAGAAGTCCAGATGAGACTATTACTAATTCTCTCTGCCATAAGACCTGCGATACTGCTCCAGGCCCAAGGCACATCTAACCCAGAATCTAACAGATGCTTTCATAAAGAATAAAACCCCAGGTAAAGCCAGCTCAAAGGGCCTCACCTGGGTAGGGAGCATCTAACCCAACTGCCATAAGGATCCTTGAGTGCCACATTCAGCGTGAGGGCGGCAGCAGAGGCTTTAGAGGGTGAAGCAAAGGGCAGCGGGACAAGTCACTGCAGAGGGTGGCAGAGGTTGAGGTGTGCCCAgagggttttgggggggggctggcagtCTCTTTCTGCCTgttccccaggcagccccctccccctgcTGCTAtcaccctgctccccctccttGCAGCAGCCCTCGCACAGCCTGCTGCCCCTCACCAGGGAAGGAAGCAAGCCCCAGCAGAGGGTTCTGGCTCTGCAAATTATGCCAATAGGGAGCGAGCCTAATTGGCCTGGCTTCTCCACACCCCAGAGCTTCTAGAGTAGCTCTAGGGCAATTTTAATTACACAGCTTGATTGCTTTTAATGGTGACAGCCTTTCTTGTCCGTTTGCCTGATCCCCTTTGAACAGAGGCGTATCTGTGGACTTTGCAGCTGCCTGTAGCAGCAAGGTCTGTGGCTTAACTGCGCACCACACAGGGAGGGATTTCCTTTGTCTGCTTGTTTCAGTCCTGACTGACACatcagttggtttttttcagactttgaGTTATGAGAATTGCAACTGACATTTCCCTGACACCTTTCAGAATGGCGGTGAGGTCCATGGTGGCCCTTCCACCCCTCCTCTCCACCTCCCCGCTGTGCCACTTGCCTCTTTCCCCAGCTGAAAACTCCTTCTGGGTGAAATGCCTCCTTGTACGGAAGGTGTTTGACAAGGTGGATGCTCCTTGCTGCCTTTTTCTGGCTCTGCTAAGTCCTTTCTGAGGTGGGAGACCCGAACTGCAAGCAGTCTTACTGCTGCTAATGCACCATAGATTTATATATTGGCTTAAtactattttctgctttgctttgaattCTTTTCCTCTAATATTATACCATCCTGATGGCTTTTCTGACTGCTTCAGAGCACTGAGTGTGTTGAACATGTCACCATTcattatggttttatttattgctgtttaAAGCAGACAGAACGAATACACACTTACACAGCATAAAATTATCAGAATGACAGACCTGAATATTCAAAACAACTtcaaatctatttatttatgttttgtttagaGAACGTTTCAGATTGTGTCCTAAAATGTGTGGagttagattttttttggctttctaCCTTTGCCTACAGTGATTGGATATGACAAAACCTgtcaagagaaaaatgttattatCTCCTGAACCATAAACTCGCTTGATAACAGTGAGTCATCTAGATGTACATGAAACCTAAAATTTGATCAGGGCAAGTGACATGAACACGATCCAGACATTGGACTCTTTAGTTATTGGTATTTTAGGAAGGAAAACTTCTATGCCTGAGGTTGTTGTCTGCATAATATATGAGCAAATACATAATCCTATGTAAATATTGTATACATCTATATACTACTCAAGCAAAATTCAAACCAAGGCCTTAGAGTCTGCAAAGCAGAATCAATTTAACCAGGTGAATTCACAGCCTTAGGGACATCAGCACACCAATACGTCAGTGGGCATTACCTGTAGGGTGGTTATGAGTCATTCGTCCGCATTCAATGCTCACTTCAATCAGCGACTCCAGCCTTTCCGGCTTCCAGTATCGCATCCCTAAACACATGGCTTTTGTGGATGCTCCAAATCCAGAacctaaagtaaaaaaataatgccaagCATTTTAAAGGAGACTAATAGTACACAAATATGTTGATAAAATGTGAAACAAGCACATTTTATCAATTCAACTCATGTGTGGGAACTCCCCAGGGAATGGGAAATTAGCATGCAACACTAGTTACAAGTTTTGGAAGTTTCTTGCAAATAGTTTTGCTTCTACACAGCCATTCTGGttttacagttattttccaATATTCTCAAGTGCTATGAAGAGAATAGTGGGTTCAGAAAGCA
Proteins encoded:
- the ADPRHL1 gene encoding protein ADP-ribosylarginine hydrolase-like protein 1 isoform X3, whose protein sequence is MDKFKAAFVLAGVGDALGYRNFSRENNALGAKIQQELKEIGGLENLVLSPDKWPVSDNTLMHMATAEAVITDYWCLEDLYRELVKRYVDAIDKLPGRRPDPATIEGCRELKPDNYLLAWHTPFNEKGSGFGASTKAMCLGMRYWKPERLESLIEVSIECGRMTHNHPTGFLGSLCTALFVAYAIQGKPLAQWGREMMKVVPMAEEYCKKTIRHMAEYQEHWFYFEAKWQFYLEEREINEENQNKPVFPDNYDAEEREKTYRRWSSEGRGGRRGHDAPMIAYDALLGCGGDWTELCNRSMFHGGESAATGSIAGCLYGLVYGLSKVPRGLYQDLEQRERLEYLGENLYRLSMEEK